The following is a genomic window from Chitinophaga caseinilytica.
TTCGCTCGACCGCAATATCGGCCGCCTCCTCGATTACCTCGACCGCTCCGGCCTCGCAGAAAATACGGTGGTCGTGTACGCTTCCGACCAGGGTTTCTATCTCGGCGAACACGGCTGGTTCGACAAGCGCTTCATGTACGAAGAATCGCTGCGGACGCCTTTTGTGGTGCGCTATCCTGGGAAGATCAAGCCCGGTACGCAAGTGAAGGAACTGATGTGCAACATCGACTGGGCGCCCACGATCCTCGACTGGGCGGGCGTTACCACACCCGAAGATATGCAGGGCACGTCTTTCATGCCACTGGTGGCCAATCATGGCGATAAATCGAAATGGCGGAAGGCCGCTTATTACCATTATTATGAATACCCGGAACCACACCGCGTTTCACCGCATTTCGGGCTGCGGACGGAGCGATACACGCTCATCCGGTTCTACGGCCCGGCGGATAACTGGGAGCTGTACGACCTGGCCAAAGATCCCGGACAGGTGCACAACCTCATCGGCCGGAAAGGTTTCGAAAAAATCACGGCCGACCTGAAGGCGGAATTACGCCGGCAGATCGTTCAATACAAAGACGACGACGCCCTCCGGCTACTGGATAAAAGCTAAAATGAAAATCCCGGTCACGCGACCGGGATTTTTTTATATCAGTACTGTAAAATAGTCACCATCCCTGTTTTGATAAACCGGTGATCAAAACGAAGCCTGCAGCTTCAGTACCACATTCCTTCCCGGACTGCTGATACCCGACGCGAATACGCGGTAATGAATGTCTAGGAGATTTTCCAGTCCTGCCTGCACTTTCAGCCATGGCAGCACCGGATAACGCGCGGACAGGTTCAGCGTCGTCCAGGAAGGCGTGCCTTCGGGCGTGGCGTAGACGAGGTTGTCTTCGCCGTTCGGATTATAGTCCTTCGATTTCTTCCAGCCGTTGAAAAGCACGTAACCTTCCGTTTCCAGCTGCTTCCAGCCGAATTGAACGCCGGCTTTGCCGAACACGGGCGGGATGTGGTCCATGGGCATACGGGCGCCTTTCGCATCGGTATACCTGCCATGCGTGTACGTGACGTTGCCATATGCGCGAAGGCGCGGGAGCAGTTGCCATTGCGCCGCCGCCTGGAAGCCCGCGATCGTGGCTTTGGCCTTGTTCTGCGCCGCCACCACGGGCGTGAGCTGTCCGTTGTAAACCACGCCGGGCTTGCCGTTGAAGAGAAACGCGTCCAGCACGATGGCGTTGCGCAGCAGGCTGTAAAACCCGTTCAACTCCAGGAACAGCCGTTCCCCGAATTGCCGCGCCGCTCCCAGGTCGAAATTGACGGTTTGCTCCGGCCGCAGGTCGGGGTTGGGGACCACCAGCTGTGCGCCGCCGGCAGATTCGAAAACCTTGGCGATGTCGTCGATATTCGGCGCGCGATAGCCGGTGGATGCGTCGAACGACAATTTGGTTTGTGTATCGGGAAGGTAGATCAGGCCGAGATTGGCGCTCCAGGTCACATGCCGCTGGTTGGCTTCAGTAAAGGGCAGGTGGAGGATGGACGTGTCTGCGAAGGTGCAGCGCAATGCCGTGTAATTGGCGCGCAGGCCGTCGTTGAGGATCAGTTTTCCCGGAACGATCTTGTACAGGTGCTGTGCGTATGCGCCGAAATAATGCATACGGTTCTGCCCGTCCGGATATCGCGTGTCAAGCCCCGTTTGCTTTTCTCCCTGCTGGATGTTTTGCCGGAAGGCGGTGGATTTGAGGAAGTTCAACTGTCCGTCGCCGCCCACGTTCAGCTCATGCCTGCCTTTGCTTTTGCGCAGATCGAGATGGAATGCGGCTACGTGGATGTTTTCGATGCGATGTTCGCGCTGCGGATTGCGGTAGGCGCGCTGCATGCGGCTTTCTTCCACCGATTGGTAGCTCGCCCCGGCCATCAGCTGGTCGAAAAAGCCGTTCAACCGGGAGGATTTGAATTGCCAGGCGGCCATGAGCCTGTCCTGTGGCCCGTAGTACCATTCGGCCCAGCGGAGCTTGCCGTTGCGGAGGTCCGTCAGCCGGTCGTACCGTGGGATGTCGCTGCTGGTGGAGTATTGGATGTTGAAGAGATGTTCATGTCCTTCCTTCGGCTGCCACCTGAATTTCTGTAACAGGTCGTATTGCCGGTAGCCACTGTTCCGCTGGATGCGCTCGTCGGCATTGGAAAGCACCGAATCTACGCCGTTAACGCTTCCGATGAACTGTCTGCGCTTGCCCCAATCGCCGTCGTGCCGGTTGCGGCGCGCCCCCATGCGGAGATCTCCCACGTCGGAATAGGAGAACGAAGTCAGTGAGGCAAACTTCCGGCCGCCGGCGTTTACGTCCAGATGTCCGGTATATTCCTCAAACGCGCTGCTGTAGCGGGCGGAGATGTTGGTGGAGAAGCGATGGAACTGCGGGTCTTTCGTCCGGAAATGGATAACGCCGCCCAGGGCGTCGGAGCCGTAAATGGTGGAGGCGGGGCCGTAGATGATCTCGACTTTTTCGGTGATGTCGTCGTCAATGGTGATCACGTTCTGGAGGTGGCCTGTCCGGTAAATGGCGTTGTTCATCCGCACCCCGTCTACCACGAGCAGTATGCGGCTGGCTTCAAAGCCCCTGAGCACGGGGCTTCCACCGCCCAGTTGGCTTCTTTGCACGAAAACTTTCCCGCTTTGCTCGAGGAGCCCGCCCGTGTTGTTGGATAGTGAGGCCCTGATTTCCGGGGCGTGCATTACTTCCACTTTCTGTGCCACGAACCGGCTTTTTTCTTCGAATTTATTGGCGGTTACGATGACTTCCGTCAGCGGATGAACGGAATCCCTGGCCGCGGGGCGCTCCTGCGCGGCAGCGGTCTTTCCGGCAGCGGAAAGTACGGAAGCGAGGAGCAAAATGTTATGTAGAGGAGGGTGTTTCATCGGGTTGCTTTACATCAGAATGTTGAATAATATCAGCCGGAACATACCGTTCTGGCACATGGATAATGCAAACGCATATCGCGTCGATGGGTTGTTATTGCGGGAAGTTCGCTTTCACTCCGTGCTGACTGATTTTCTGAAAAGTAAGCGGACACGCCCTTTCAGGCATGTCCGCTTTCCTGTTACCGTTGAATCACAAAGCGGGAAGTTTCCCTGCCGCCCGGTGTTTCGATGGTGAGGATGTACATGCCGTTCGGCAGCATGGCGGTATTCAGCTGGTGGGTGGTTTGCTGAAGGATGCCGAATTGCCGCAGCTTGCCGTCCATATTATGCACCCAGAATTTCACCGGCAGTTTAGCGGCGGCAGGCAGCTGGATGTTCAGGTATTGCTGGGCGGGATTCGGGTACACGCGCACCACGGAAACCTTCTCTGCGCCGGTCTGCAGGGAATCTTTCACCACCACCGGCGGCGGTGCGTATACATTGATTTCCGCTGCACTGGCCCATGCGCCGCTGCTGGCGGCGGAAAGCGTTTTCAGCCGTACGAACCGTGCATTGCGCGCTGTGAAAGTGGCCGTGCGCTCCGATTTGCCGCCCGATGGCCAGGTACCGGAAGCCGCAGCCGTGCCCCAGTTCACGCCGTCGGAGCTGGTGTAAATTTCATACCCGGTGATAGTGCCGTTGGTACCGGCATCCTGTCGCGGGAGGTACCCGATGCTGCCGATAGTAGCGCAGGCGCCCAGGTCGATGTGCAGCTCATGCGGATGGGTAGGCGTGGAAGTTGACCAGGCGGTATGCCAGTAGGTACTGGTATTCCCGTCGATGGCGTGTATGGCGCGGCCGTTGTTCGCACCTTCTCCGGTGAGCTCTTCCGAGGATACGAACTTCACGCTCCAGTTGCTTTTGGCAGGAACGGTGCCGCCGCCGCAGGCGGGAGCGGAGATGATATCGAACCGCCATTTCTGCGCAGCAAGACCAGCATCCGCGCCGATCTGCACGTTCGCATTATCTGCGTTGGCGCCGCCCGCCACTTCCATGACTTTGGTAAGGTCGTTGGCTACCTGTAATTTATACAGCCCGCCGCCGACGTTGACGATCTTCCATCGCTGGGAGTTGCCGGTATGCTCGGCGTACATCTGCACATTGGTGCCGTTCGCCGTTCCGTTGGCATAAACGTCCAGTGCTTTGCCGGCCACG
Proteins encoded in this region:
- a CDS encoding TonB-dependent receptor codes for the protein MKHPPLHNILLLASVLSAAGKTAAAQERPAARDSVHPLTEVIVTANKFEEKSRFVAQKVEVMHAPEIRASLSNNTGGLLEQSGKVFVQRSQLGGGSPVLRGFEASRILLVVDGVRMNNAIYRTGHLQNVITIDDDITEKVEIIYGPASTIYGSDALGGVIHFRTKDPQFHRFSTNISARYSSAFEEYTGHLDVNAGGRKFASLTSFSYSDVGDLRMGARRNRHDGDWGKRRQFIGSVNGVDSVLSNADERIQRNSGYRQYDLLQKFRWQPKEGHEHLFNIQYSTSSDIPRYDRLTDLRNGKLRWAEWYYGPQDRLMAAWQFKSSRLNGFFDQLMAGASYQSVEESRMQRAYRNPQREHRIENIHVAAFHLDLRKSKGRHELNVGGDGQLNFLKSTAFRQNIQQGEKQTGLDTRYPDGQNRMHYFGAYAQHLYKIVPGKLILNDGLRANYTALRCTFADTSILHLPFTEANQRHVTWSANLGLIYLPDTQTKLSFDASTGYRAPNIDDIAKVFESAGGAQLVVPNPDLRPEQTVNFDLGAARQFGERLFLELNGFYSLLRNAIVLDAFLFNGKPGVVYNGQLTPVVAAQNKAKATIAGFQAAAQWQLLPRLRAYGNVTYTHGRYTDAKGARMPMDHIPPVFGKAGVQFGWKQLETEGYVLFNGWKKSKDYNPNGEDNLVYATPEGTPSWTTLNLSARYPVLPWLKVQAGLENLLDIHYRVFASGISSPGRNVVLKLQASF